CAGGTACTTCTCGAAGTGGACGGCTTCGTCGGTGAGTTCGACGTGGCCGCGGTTCTGGTTGAACTCGACGACACCGATGTCGTCCATCTTCGGTAGGTGACACTGGTAGAGGCCGACGTAGACCCGCTTGCGCTGGCTCGAACTGAGTTCGGCCGTCGTGATCCCGTTCTCGACGGCCGCGACGTGTTCGGCGAGGTCCGACAGCGAGACTCGTTCGTCGCGCTCGCGGAGGTACTTGATGACCTCGCGGCGGCGGCTGTTCTTCAGAATCTCGAAGATGAGGTCGAGCGACGGCTCCGGCAGGGCGTCCGACGCCTCGTCGCTTTCTGACTCCGGCGTAGCCGGTTCTGAAGTGCTAGTAGTGACTGATTGCTCGTCCACGTCCCGTTCCGATTGCGACATTTGTTGGTCCTTGACTCCCATAGTTTCCCTTTCCCGATACCGTGGCCGATTCACGAAGCCTTACGAGGGTGAGTCGGCTCTCCCCCCGTGGCCGTTGTAGCCACCCGATTGT
The DNA window shown above is from Haloarcula halobia and carries:
- a CDS encoding DUF7344 domain-containing protein; the encoded protein is MSQSERDVDEQSVTTSTSEPATPESESDEASDALPEPSLDLIFEILKNSRRREVIKYLRERDERVSLSDLAEHVAAVENGITTAELSSSQRKRVYVGLYQCHLPKMDDIGVVEFNQNRGHVELTDEAVHFEKYLDHADEGPARRWYKYYAGVSVVGVLVLALSVLAPVPGWAVMAMLALVVGIAGATSALHWAAENRDV